A section of the bacterium genome encodes:
- the scpB gene encoding SMC-Scp complex subunit ScpB has product MAGIDGEYLKQIVEALIFASDEPISAEQLKKYIEDTSVKEIKKAVDQLNLEYSQQNRSFQITMLAGGFQFVTREDFAQWVKKLFYKRIKQRLSQAALETLAVIAFKQPVSNSDVSAIRGVNCDGVLRTLLERKLITISGRSDGPGRPLLYKTTKDFLIYFGINSLADLPKPREIEELLKDKENLPEEASEDVTAAILNSNDNSTK; this is encoded by the coding sequence TTGGCAGGTATTGACGGAGAATATTTAAAGCAGATTGTTGAAGCGTTGATTTTTGCTTCGGATGAACCAATTTCTGCTGAACAGTTGAAAAAATATATTGAGGATACATCTGTAAAAGAGATTAAAAAGGCAGTTGATCAGCTTAATCTTGAATATTCCCAGCAGAACAGATCTTTTCAGATTACTATGCTTGCAGGCGGTTTTCAATTTGTAACGAGAGAAGATTTTGCCCAGTGGGTAAAAAAACTTTTTTATAAAAGGATCAAACAGAGGCTTTCCCAGGCTGCGCTTGAAACACTTGCTGTCATAGCTTTTAAGCAGCCGGTTTCAAACAGCGATGTTTCTGCAATTCGCGGAGTAAACTGTGACGGAGTTTTAAGAACTCTGCTTGAGAGGAAACTTATTACTATTTCCGGACGTTCAGACGGCCCCGGAAGGCCGCTTTTATATAAAACAACTAAAGACTTTTTAATTTATTTTGGGATTAACTCTTTGGCGGATCTCCCCAAACCAAGGGAAATCGAGGAATTGTTAAAAGACAAGGAGAATCTTCCGGAAGAAGCTTCGGAAGATGTTACAGCCGCCATTTTAAACAGTAATGATAATTCAACTAAATAA
- the trpS gene encoding tryptophan--tRNA ligase: MGKRILSGMRPTGKLHLGNYVGALENWIELQNQYNSFHMIADYHMLTTDLQHTDKIWCNSVDVVIDWLSAGLDPEKSPVFVQSHVKEHTELTLIFSMLVTVARLQRNPTLKEQAKDLDIGANMVYGFLGYPVLQAADILLYKADAVPVGEDQAPHVEITREIARKFNSLFGEVFPEPETLLTKFARLPGLDNKKMSKSLNNSIAISDSPEDIEKKIMRAYTDPARIKATDPGHPEGCVVFAYHKKFSPDDCAEVERQCKMGELGCVAHKRAVAKVLSDRFESFRSRREYYIEHKNEVFEIIEDGDRRAREVAEATMKEVRRAMKMG, from the coding sequence ATGGGCAAAAGGATTTTAAGCGGTATGAGGCCTACCGGCAAGCTTCATCTCGGAAACTATGTAGGAGCACTTGAAAACTGGATTGAACTTCAAAATCAGTACAACAGCTTTCACATGATTGCTGATTATCACATGCTTACAACTGACCTGCAGCATACGGATAAAATATGGTGCAATAGTGTGGATGTTGTTATTGACTGGCTGAGTGCAGGCCTTGATCCTGAAAAAAGCCCTGTTTTTGTTCAATCTCATGTAAAGGAACATACGGAACTAACTTTGATATTTTCCATGCTGGTAACAGTAGCACGCCTGCAGAGAAATCCCACATTAAAGGAGCAGGCAAAAGATTTAGACATCGGTGCAAATATGGTATACGGCTTTCTGGGCTATCCTGTTCTGCAGGCTGCCGATATCCTTCTTTATAAGGCAGATGCAGTCCCTGTCGGTGAAGATCAGGCTCCGCATGTTGAGATAACAAGAGAGATTGCAAGGAAATTCAACTCTCTGTTCGGGGAAGTTTTCCCTGAGCCGGAAACGCTTCTCACAAAATTTGCGCGTCTACCCGGCCTTGATAATAAAAAGATGAGTAAATCCCTGAATAATTCTATTGCGATTTCAGATTCTCCTGAAGATATCGAAAAAAAGATAATGAGAGCATATACAGACCCTGCACGAATCAAAGCAACAGACCCGGGGCATCCTGAAGGGTGTGTTGTTTTTGCATATCATAAAAAATTCAGCCCTGATGATTGTGCAGAGGTGGAACGCCAGTGTAAAATGGGAGAACTCGGCTGTGTTGCACATAAAAGAGCAGTGGCAAAGGTGCTGAGCGACAGGTTTGAATCTTTCCGCAGCCGCAGAGAGTATTATATCGAACATAAAAATGAAGTATTTGAAATCATAGAAGACGGCGACAGAAGAGCAAGGGAAGTCGCCGAAGCCACAATGAAAGAAGTACGAAGAGCTATGAAAATGGGGTAA
- a CDS encoding rRNA pseudouridine synthase: MIIQLNKFLALCGAASRRKANFLIQQGRVQLNGEKVIRLGEKVDVSRDTVLLDDNVISIPTSYRYILLNKPAGVITSSVDFRGRKTVLDIIDVTERIFPVGRLDLDTEGVLILTNDGDLAYRLAHPRFEVDKIYEAEVRGRVLPDIIAKLKNGVEIDAGVIVSGEARIITSGEDKSIVEIKIHQGKKRQIKRMMKKTGHPVQYLNRKVFAGLTTDSLNKGEWRYLTQTEVSMLYSLVGLVKRAG; the protein is encoded by the coding sequence ATGATAATTCAACTAAATAAATTTCTTGCGCTGTGCGGTGCAGCATCACGCAGGAAAGCAAATTTTCTTATTCAGCAGGGCCGTGTTCAGCTAAACGGAGAGAAGGTAATTCGTCTTGGTGAAAAGGTTGATGTCAGCAGAGATACAGTTTTGCTCGATGATAATGTTATTTCAATACCAACATCCTATCGTTATATACTTTTAAATAAGCCTGCAGGTGTTATTACATCCTCAGTTGATTTCAGAGGCAGAAAAACAGTACTTGATATAATTGACGTTACTGAACGTATTTTTCCGGTCGGCAGGCTTGATCTCGATACGGAAGGTGTATTAATTCTAACGAATGACGGTGATCTTGCATACCGCCTTGCACATCCGCGGTTTGAAGTAGATAAAATTTATGAGGCCGAGGTCCGCGGCAGGGTTTTACCCGATATTATTGCAAAGTTAAAAAATGGCGTGGAAATTGATGCTGGTGTTATTGTATCCGGTGAGGCCAGGATTATTACCAGTGGAGAGGATAAATCCATAGTTGAGATCAAGATACATCAGGGGAAAAAACGCCAGATTAAGAGAATGATGAAAAAAACAGGGCACCCTGTGCAGTATTTAAACAGAAAAGTTTTTGCAGGATTAACAACAGATAGCCTGAATAAAGGAGAGTGGAGATACCTTACGCAAACAGAAGTAAGCATGCTCTATTCTCTTGTGGGGCTTGTTAAAAGAGCAGGTTGA
- a CDS encoding segregation/condensation protein A — MYTKNDSYKVRLENFEGPLDLLLHLIRQQEVDIYDIPIADITKQYLEYVGLMRELDLEVAGEFILMAATLIQIKVRMLLPRESLDEEGEEEDPRAELVRQLLDYQRFKEVSEDLGEKEDNRRRYFTRSYFEWEKQYEEKEIVLKDLNLFDLLTAFKTALDNAPKVDSHTVTTVIVTIEDQIKLIEERLESDNRIPFGELMAEFKERIVIIATFMAILHLIRDNKIRIQQASLFSEIYILKRGA, encoded by the coding sequence ATTTATACAAAGAATGACAGTTATAAAGTCAGACTGGAAAATTTTGAGGGACCTCTTGACCTGCTGTTACATCTGATAAGGCAGCAGGAAGTAGATATCTACGATATTCCTATTGCTGACATAACCAAACAGTATCTGGAGTATGTTGGCCTTATGAGGGAGCTGGATCTTGAAGTTGCAGGTGAATTTATTTTAATGGCTGCTACTCTAATCCAGATAAAAGTAAGGATGCTGCTGCCGCGAGAGAGTCTGGACGAGGAAGGTGAGGAAGAAGACCCGAGAGCGGAATTGGTAAGGCAGCTCCTTGATTATCAAAGATTTAAAGAGGTCTCGGAAGATCTTGGCGAGAAAGAAGACAACAGAAGGCGCTACTTTACACGATCTTATTTTGAATGGGAAAAACAGTACGAAGAAAAAGAGATTGTTCTGAAAGATCTGAATCTGTTTGATCTTCTGACCGCTTTTAAGACTGCACTTGATAATGCTCCCAAGGTGGATTCCCATACAGTTACAACTGTTATTGTTACTATTGAAGATCAGATCAAGTTGATTGAGGAGAGGCTGGAATCTGATAACAGAATACCATTCGGTGAGCTTATGGCGGAATTTAAGGAAAGAATTGTAATAATTGCTACTTTTATGGCAATTCTTCATCTTATCAGAGACAATAAAATCAGAATACAGCAGGCATCATTATTCAGTGAGATATATATTTTAAAGAGGGGCGCTTGA